The region ACCTCCCCTGGGTCATTCGCAACAACAAGGCCGCCCCAAGGACGTCGAGGCCTACGACCTCACCAAGCGCACCACGGGGCACACCGACCTCGCCCGACTGCGCAGTGGGATGGTTGGCGGCCAGTTCTGGTCGGTCTACATCCCCGGTGAGATTAAGGATTCCGGCTTCGCGAAGGTGCAGCTCGAGCAGATCGACATCATGCGACAGGTCCTGCGCAAGTACCCGCAGGCCATGACGCCGGCCCTCACCGCCGCCGACGTGCGATCGGCATTCGCGAAAAAGCGCATTGGCTCCTTGCTCGGCATGGAAGGCGGCCACGCCATCGAGAACTCACCGGCGCCCTCCGCGCCTACTACGACATGGGGTGCGCTACAGGACCTCACCCACAACGTCACCCTGACTGGGCCGACGCCGGCAACGGCGAGCAGAAACACGGCGGGCTGACGAAGTTCGGTGAAGAGGTCGTGCGCGAGATGAACCGCCTGGGGATGCTCGTCGACCTCGCCCATACCTCGCCCTCGACGATGAGCGATGCGCTCAACGTGGCCGAAGCGCCCGTCATCTGGTCGCACGCCTGCACGCGCGCGATCACCGACGTCCCGCGCAATGTGCCGGACTCCATCCTGCGTCGGCTCCCGCAGAACGGCGGCGTGTTGATGGTGACCTTCGTCCCGGGGTTCCTGTCGCAGAAGGTGGCGGACTACAGCATCGTGCGACGTGGCAAGATGATCCAGCTGCAGAGCCAATACGGCGCGGACACGGCCGGCCTCAACCGCGAGCTGCGGGAGTGGGAGCGCACGAACCCGCCCGTGCGGGCCACCATCAGGACGTGGCCGACCACATCGACCACGTGCGCAAGATCGCCGGGGTGAATCACGTGGGGATCGGGTCCGACTTTGATGGGATCGACGATGTCGTCGAGGGCCTGGAAGACGTGTCGAAGTACCCGGCCCTGTTCGCTGAACTGTCGCGTCGCGGCTGGACCGAAGGCGACCTGCGCAAGCTCGCCGGAGAAAACGTGCTCCGCGCGATGCGCCAGGCCGAGCTGGCGAGCGCGCGGCTGCGTCGTATGCGGGGGCCATCCACGCGAACGATTGAGCAGATGGATGGGCGGCCGCGGATGTAGGGGGAACTGAAACTGCAACTGCCACTGCGAAGCACGGGCGGTACGAGCAGCACGCGCGGCACGGGCGGTACGCTTCTCGTGCTGCTCTGACCTCTCGTGCGGCTCGTGCTGCATCAGTTGAGAGCCCCAACAGCCACTGCGAAGCACGGGCGGTACGGGCAGCCCGAGCAGCACGCGTCCCTACCGACGCACTCGCGCTCCGGCCACTAGTCCGTTGAGCTGCGGCCGGTCGAAGTACCTCCCGCCCGCCACCACGCCCGCGATGCGTCGCGTGTTCGCGATGTTGACCAGGGGATTGGCCTCGAGCAGGACGAGGTCGGCCACCTTCCCCGGCGCGACCGTCCCCAGGCTGTCGGTGGCGGCGAGGTAGCGCGCCGGCTCCCACGTCCCTGAGCGCAGCGCCTGCGCCGGGGTGAGACCTGCTTTCACGAGCAAGGCCAGTTCATCGTGCACGGCGAGACCCGGCATCGATCGGGTCAGGGGGGCGCGTCGGTCCCGACCAACATCGGGACTCCCGCGCGGGCCAGGGCGCCTGTCATCGCGACGCGTCGATCAAAAAGCGGTTGCCCCAGCGCCACCTGATCCGCCGGCACGTCGCGCGGCAGTTCCATCACCACCTGGATAAACGCCATCAGGGAATCGTTGAAGAACTTGTGCACGGAGTCGCCCGGGACCACCGACGGCGAGAAGTCAATCAACGGCTCCTGCACCACCAGGGTGGGGGTCACCCAGGTGGGGTTCTTCGCGATCCCCGCGTAGACCGGCCCTTGCGGCGCACTCGTGCAGCTGCCGAACAACAAGCGATGCAGGAAGTGCGCGCGCGCAAACCGTACGGAGTCGGCGGCTGAACATTCGTTGGGAAAGCCGGCCAGGTGCTCCAGGCTGCGCTGGCCGGAGTCGGAGGCCTGGAGCGGCGTCGTAGGGGGAAATACATGTCCCGCGAAGACGATGCCCCGTTCGCGCGCGCGACGCGCGGCGCCGAACAGGGCGGCGGGAGGGAGGGCGTTGTGCACCTTGATGAAGTCGACGCCGAGCGTTGCCAGGGAATCGACGGCGCGCGCTCCCTCCGCGGCCGTCAGTGCCACGAGGTGCGGGAGGAACCGCGCGGCCCACCACAT is a window of Gemmatimonadota bacterium DNA encoding:
- a CDS encoding amidohydrolase family protein, whose translation is MPGLAVHDELALLVKAGLTPAQALRSGTWEPARYLAATDSLGTVAPGKVADLVLLEANPLVNIANTRRIAGVVAGGRYFDRPQLNGLVAGARVRR